The following are from one region of the Pseudomonas putida genome:
- the dinB gene encoding DNA polymerase IV — MRKIIHVDCDCFYAAIEMRDDPCLAGRPMAVGGSPDQRGVIATCNYEARAYGVRSAMSSRHALKLCPDLLIVKPRFEAYREASREIHAIFRDYTELIEPLSLDEAYLDVSDSQWYSGSATRIAEDIRRRVARTLHITVSAGVAPNKFLAKIASDWRKPNGLFVITPGEVEAFIAALPVARLHGVGKVTADKLARLGIETCLDLREWSRLALVREFGSFGERLWGLARGIDERAVHNDSRRQSVSVENTYDTDLPDLASCLARLPELLESLNERIARMDSSYRPEKPFVKVKFHDFSQTTLEQAGAGRDLESYRQLLGQAFARGGKPVRLLGVGVRLRDLRGAHEQLELFPPK, encoded by the coding sequence CATCCACGTCGACTGCGATTGCTTCTATGCCGCTATCGAAATGCGTGACGACCCGTGCCTGGCCGGGCGGCCCATGGCGGTGGGCGGCTCGCCGGACCAGCGTGGGGTGATCGCCACTTGCAACTATGAAGCGCGTGCCTACGGCGTGCGTTCGGCCATGTCGTCGCGGCACGCACTGAAGCTGTGTCCGGACCTGCTGATCGTCAAGCCGCGCTTCGAGGCCTACCGTGAGGCCTCGCGGGAAATCCACGCGATCTTTCGCGATTACACCGAGCTGATCGAGCCGCTGTCGCTGGACGAGGCCTACCTGGATGTGAGCGACAGCCAATGGTACTCGGGCAGCGCCACGCGCATTGCCGAGGATATCCGCCGGCGCGTCGCGCGCACCCTGCATATCACCGTGTCGGCCGGTGTGGCGCCGAACAAGTTCCTGGCCAAGATCGCCAGTGACTGGCGCAAGCCCAATGGCCTGTTCGTGATTACCCCGGGCGAAGTGGAGGCGTTCATCGCTGCGCTGCCGGTGGCCAGGTTACACGGGGTGGGCAAGGTAACGGCAGACAAACTGGCGCGGCTGGGTATCGAAACCTGCCTGGATCTGCGTGAATGGTCGCGTCTGGCGCTGGTGCGCGAGTTCGGCAGTTTTGGCGAGCGGTTGTGGGGGCTGGCGCGGGGTATCGATGAGCGCGCGGTACACAATGACAGCCGCCGGCAATCGGTCAGCGTGGAAAACACCTACGACACCGACCTGCCGGACCTGGCCAGTTGCCTTGCACGGCTGCCCGAACTGCTGGAAAGCCTCAACGAGCGTATCGCCCGCATGGACAGTAGTTACCGGCCAGAAAAACCCTTCGTCAAGGTCAAGTTCCATGATTTCAGCCAGACCACCCTGGAGCAGGCGGGGGCGGGCAGGGACCTGGAGAGTTATCGGCAGTTGCTGGGGCAGGCGTTTGCCCGTGGAGGCAAGCCGGTGCGCTTGCTGGGGGTAGGCGTGAGGTTGCGCGACTT